CCCTACACCAAGAATGTATAAATTtacttattttaattttttacttcaAGCTATAGCTTAAATAATAGTTGCTCGATCCTGAGAGCTCAATCGGCACGCATTGCGTCAAGCGTACAACACCTACCACACACATGCTTTGGGTAatgctgcatttcctgtgcgtgcacaatcgatcacgctatcgtgtcattccactaaacttgcgacattatgtTGCACGCAGTACGTTCTACTCTCAGGATCGAGAAATTAATATTTtcggtaggcctattattatagtGCATTGCATCTGGGTTCAACTCAATCTTTTAAGTTCAATTGTCTATTTGGTTTAAACAATAGTTCATAAAATCATAATCATAGGTTTTGGAATATGAAATGAGTACTTCAGAAAGTAGGCCTAGTCATCTGATCTGCATGTGTACATCGTGTAGTAAATAGCATAGCGATCGAAAGTGATATACTGGGAAGTTGGGAACTAAAAAGGCTCAAATTCACAACTGCTTGTGACAAATTGTATAACTTTTGAGCCCTTTTCGTTCCCAGCGTGCATCACTCGTGCATCGATCGCTATCAACAACTATGCTTACAGATTTCAtgtctttttcagttttttgtgtGTTAAATTTGTTACATGTTGCATCGTGTATCAAACAGAGAGAAAGAGCAAAATCAAACAGTGATTGCATACACGATAATAAAGGCAATATTAAATTTAGTTTTGACAGGAGAAACTGCACTGTTAGTTGGGTGCATAATCTAAACATTTTCTTTCTCACTGATCCTGATTAATTTCCCTAATTTTCagcaaaaacaaagaaaggagaaaaagagaaagaagaaagcaaGATAACTATTTTGTGTGGAGTCTATATATTTCCAAATGGAGATAAATATGGTGAGTAGCAGAGTATCAACACATGATCAATATATTTTCTAGTAACATTTAGGCTGAGGAGTGAAAAttcatttgatcaaaatatgtagTCTAAATTGAAGTGTCTCATTGCACATGTGAAtttatgcgatgttcataacacattgagcaggcccgtatgcaggatttcatttgggggtgctgattttgaaaaagtggaccttttttttccaaattttgtgaaaagtggactttcttcctaaaatttggaccttttttgtccaaaaaagcgtaaaaaccctgattttttgggtcgctacgctcgcaaattctgaaatttttggactttctgtatacttttccaaatttggggtgCGTCGCACTTCCCCCCCTTGTCGTGCACGGGCCTGACATTGAGCCAGTACAGTCAATCTCATCAACGATCACTGACTGAATTCACAATTCATCAATTCACAATCTATgtgctgaaatgaaatgaaataccggtagtgattttctgaacatcaTACTACAAAAATGCTAGAtataattttaaaacatacaCAAATGACGATACTGTTGATGGCCGTCactatagaaaaattaataaatttgtgTCCATCATGGAACATTcaactccgcgactaatcatgctatacACGAGCATACAGCGCTACTCTAAGCGTCCAtattgcgaggttatctgcgtacaacagcttactatgcacagccacgcaaagagtatgttccacgatgtacacgaattaagtaatttttctatagtCCAATTTTGAAAATCTCTTAATCCCTGTTGTGTTCAATTTAAAAAGTTGGTTCTGGGTAGTTGAACAATAATATCACTTCTTTATATCATTTGACATTATGTATACCAAtgtatgtcaaaataaaaataaattttaatcaaGTCTGGTTTtgcaatataattattttcatgatgTATGTTACCATTTTTTAGAGGGAGACTATTTACAATCAACCGATGGTGCTTTAGAAAGAAGTGGTAATGGCGCACATACAACTGCAGAGGGCGTCTGCTATGAAGGACAGTGGGTCAACGATAAAATGACGGGTGAAGGAGTTGTGAGGTTTCCTAGTGGGAGCATGTATGAGGGAGAGTTTGTTAACAATCAATTCCATGGCAAAGGGAGATATACATGGCCTAATGGTGCTGTGTATGAGGGGATGTTTAATGAAAATAAGTAAGTTAATCTCTTCATAacaattgttgttattatttttttttgtttactaaTCTTTTTGCAGTATTGGGGAAATTTTCCggaggggggtactcaagtttggttttggtagggacgtgcgctgagattttggaagtagacccataaatataccaatttttcaagaaatttggacccattgatataccaaaagtcaaaattttcagccaaatttgtcttagttttttacaaattttcccaaaattttgggaaaattttgaaaatttgggctagattaaggaaaaattgggctgttttccgaaaaaattgagaaaattttgaaaaaaggacccattcatgtaccaaaataggctttgaaaaaggggtcattgatataccagaaggctgaaaatgctacagATGTTTATGCacgcccccgtatggtcatttgtactgagtatccCCCGGAAATTTTTTGCTAAACCTGGTATAAGGAATATGCTGCCTTGtgttatttgatcaataacttgTGTTATTTTTATATCACaattttccttttatttttaCTGTTTAAATGATAACAGTCCGGCACCCCTTATAACCCGGTACCCCTGTATAAGCGCCCCAATTAGCAATTACAAAGATTATCTCAGCACATGTAATTTttaacaaatatatttttaacaaaattcaCAAGGGAGCCTTTAGATttattgcataaatttgcatctgaactctccaATTAAGTATGCTTCATTGTATAATGTAAGGAATAATTTCCAACAATTCCCCAGTCTCCAAAGATTGTAAAGTGAAGCTAATGCCCACAAACCAAAAAGTTATTAAATTGCTGTGGGAATGGGAGATTGAAATTAGGATGTTTAAGGTGTTATTTAAAGCATCTACCTGAAGGGAAAAATACAGCATTTTTAAGGAAAATGTCAAATATATACCAATTAGTTGTTGTAAATATAAGGCAGTATAGATTTTGCAATGTGATATTTGGTATATTTAATGCTTCCTGAATGCAGAGGATTCCAAATACTTCTTTCTTCATGTTCTTTACCTCTCCCCGCTCCCTCTTCTTCCTCCGCCTGATTTTCCTTTTGTAATA
Above is a genomic segment from Amphiura filiformis chromosome 10, Afil_fr2py, whole genome shotgun sequence containing:
- the LOC140162980 gene encoding uncharacterized protein codes for the protein MPAKTKKGEKEKEESKITILCGVYIFPNGDKYEGDYLQSTDGALERSGNGAHTTAEGVCYEGQWVNDKMTGEGVVRFPSGSMYEGEFVNNQFHGKGRYTWPNGAVYEGMFNENKMEGDGEFMDTERQVWVGAFRYKAAPGLKFKLAM